Proteins co-encoded in one Flavivirga eckloniae genomic window:
- a CDS encoding MFS transporter produces MKKTPNKWILVSLSLSTLMASLGVSIANVALPTLTEAFSATFQSVQWVVISYLLSITVIIVSIARLGDIFGLRQMLMLGAIVYTLASLVCGIAPTLWGLILARTFQGLGAAILIALTLAFVREAISEKKIGSAMGLLGTMSAIGTALGPTLGGVLIETFGWRTIFLIMIPLGILNIFLIYKHLPITKEKVKFEDKKIDWIGTLLLAVTLACYTLAMTTGKGRFNWINLMLLLLAVIGIGTFIYSQAKVEFPLIKLSAFANRNLSASLIINSFVSTVMMTTLVVGPFYLSLALGLNETFVGMVMSVGPIVSVLTGIPSGRVVDRFGATIMVTTGLLIMTLGAFALSILPNQYGVIGYIIALVILTPGYQLFQAANNTSVMMYANKNQRGVISGVLNLSRNLGLITGASVMGALFAYTVGTSDFEIAQVQDISRGMRITFIIAGILITIAVIISSTTRKKTI; encoded by the coding sequence ATGAAAAAAACGCCAAACAAATGGATACTTGTGAGTCTTTCACTTTCCACCTTAATGGCTTCTTTGGGTGTGAGCATTGCTAATGTTGCTTTACCAACTTTAACTGAAGCCTTTTCTGCCACATTTCAATCTGTACAATGGGTAGTCATTTCATATCTTTTATCGATTACGGTTATTATTGTGAGCATAGCAAGGTTGGGAGATATTTTTGGTCTACGACAGATGTTAATGTTAGGCGCTATCGTGTATACTTTAGCTTCCCTTGTCTGTGGTATAGCTCCAACGCTATGGGGATTGATTTTAGCACGTACTTTTCAAGGATTGGGAGCAGCTATTTTAATAGCGCTCACTTTGGCTTTTGTTCGTGAAGCTATATCGGAGAAAAAAATAGGTAGTGCGATGGGCTTGTTAGGAACGATGTCTGCAATAGGTACTGCTTTGGGACCAACACTTGGTGGCGTTTTAATAGAAACTTTTGGATGGAGAACTATTTTTTTAATTATGATTCCATTAGGGATTTTAAATATATTCTTAATATACAAGCATCTGCCAATAACTAAAGAGAAAGTAAAATTTGAAGATAAAAAAATAGATTGGATAGGAACGTTATTATTAGCAGTAACACTTGCATGCTATACATTGGCAATGACCACTGGTAAAGGACGTTTTAATTGGATAAATCTTATGTTACTTTTATTGGCCGTTATTGGTATAGGTACATTTATTTATTCACAAGCTAAAGTGGAATTCCCTTTAATTAAGTTATCAGCATTTGCAAATAGAAACTTAAGTGCTAGTTTGATTATAAATTCCTTTGTTTCTACAGTAATGATGACAACTTTGGTTGTTGGCCCATTTTATCTATCATTAGCATTAGGTCTTAATGAAACTTTTGTTGGAATGGTTATGTCTGTTGGGCCAATAGTTTCTGTTCTTACAGGAATTCCTTCTGGTCGTGTTGTTGACCGTTTTGGAGCAACAATAATGGTTACAACAGGACTTCTTATAATGACATTAGGAGCTTTTGCACTATCAATATTGCCAAACCAATATGGCGTTATTGGCTATATAATTGCATTGGTAATTTTAACACCAGGATATCAACTTTTTCAAGCGGCCAATAATACATCTGTTATGATGTATGCCAACAAAAACCAGCGAGGTGTTATATCTGGCGTACTTAACTTATCTCGTAATTTAGGTCTTATTACAGGAGCTTCAGTTATGGGCGCTTTATTTGCTTATACTGTTGGTACAAGTGATTTTGAAATCGCTCAAGTACAAGATATTTCAAGGGGAATGCGT
- a CDS encoding DUF2938 family protein has product MRIVYKAILVGLGATLFIDFWKLIASFFEIQSRGVLFLGRWFAYTLEGQFFHNTIIQTPNAENERLYGLIGHYCIGVVFAFLLPLFYGSKWFCNPKVLTAIAVGLVSLFSKIPDSSQHLLKVFIIHLIYAIGLYLTATALRRIKLFN; this is encoded by the coding sequence ATGAGGATCGTATATAAAGCTATTTTAGTAGGTTTAGGGGCAACACTTTTTATTGATTTCTGGAAACTGATTGCAAGCTTTTTTGAAATACAATCAAGAGGTGTGCTTTTTTTGGGTAGGTGGTTTGCATATACTTTAGAGGGGCAATTTTTTCATAATACAATCATTCAAACACCAAATGCAGAAAACGAAAGATTATATGGTCTAATTGGACATTATTGTATAGGTGTTGTATTCGCTTTTTTGTTGCCTTTGTTTTATGGTAGTAAATGGTTTTGTAACCCTAAAGTATTAACTGCAATTGCTGTTGGTTTAGTTTCACTTTTTTCAAAAATACCAGATTCTTCACAACATCTTTTAAAGGTTTTTATAATTCATCTGATTTATGCAATTGGTTTGTATTTAACAGCAACAGCATTGAGACGAATTAAACTTTTTAATTAA